A single region of the Manihot esculenta cultivar AM560-2 chromosome 12, M.esculenta_v8, whole genome shotgun sequence genome encodes:
- the LOC110607854 gene encoding probable xyloglucan endotransglucosylase/hydrolase protein 6 — MGLPNATFFLFFFSFLAFSLPLSARPATFLQDFKVTWSESHIKQIDGGRAIQLILDQNSGCGFTSKMRYLFGRVSMRIKLIPGDSAGTVTAFYMNSDTDNVRDELDFEFLGNRTGQPYTVQTNIYAHGKGDREQRVNLWFDPSADFHLYSILWNHQHIVFYVDDVPIRVYKNNEAKGIPYPKFQPMGVYSTLWEADNWATRGGLEKINWSKAPFFAYYKDFDIEGCPVPGPANCASNPRNWWESATYQSLNALEARKYRWVRMNHMIYDYCTDKSRYPVAPAECRAGI; from the exons ATGGGCTTGCCAAATGCTACTTTcttcttgtttttcttttcttttcttgcattttctctccctctctctgcCAGACCTGCAACTTTTCTTCAGGATTTTAAAGTCACTTGGTCTGAGTCCCATATCAAGCAAATTGATGGAGGGAGAGCTATCCAACTCATTCTAGACCAAAACTcag GATGTGGGTTTACTTCCAAAATGAGATACTTGTTTGGCCGTGTTAGCATGAGGATCAAACTCATCCCTGGAGACTCTGCAGGAACTGTCACTGCCTTCTAT ATGAATTCAGACACCGACAATGTACGAGACGAACTGGACTTTGAGTTCCTGGGAAACAGGACAGGGCAGCCATACACAGTACAAACAAACATCTATGCTCATGGGAAAGGTGACAGAGAACAAAGAGTAAATTTGTGGTTTGACCCTTCTGCCGACTTCCACTTGTACAGTATCCTCTGGAACCATCAGCATATTGT GTTTTATGTAGATGACGTGCCAATAAGGGTCTACAAGAATAATGAAGCCAAAGGAATCCCATATCCCAAGTTCCAGCCGATGGGCGTGTACTCAACATTATGGGAAGCAGATAATTGGGCAACAAGAGGTGGCCTGGAAAAAATTAATTGGAGCAAAGCACCTTTCTTTGCTTACTACAAGGACTTTGACATCGAAGGATGTCCAGTACCAGGACCAGCAAATTGTGCCTCAAACCCCAGGAACTGGTGGGAAAGTGCCACTTACCAATCCCTCAATGCATTAGAAGCTAGAAAATACAGGTGGGTTCGTATGAACCACATGATCTATGATTACTGTACCGACAAGTCTCGATACCCAGTTGCCCCGGCGGAGTGCAGGGCCGGAATCTAA